The window TGCTGCTGTGAGcttaaacacagacacagtgaGCAAATATGAGACGCTGGCTCCTCTAAAGCATTTCTGGCAGgagaggcaaagagagagacaggaacaGCTGAAGTTAGCGGCCAGAGATCGACAACAACGTGGCTTTCATCTAAATGGACGGCGTCATCGCCCTTTTAATTCCAGTCATcccaaaagaaaatacaagatCGCAAACAGGCTTAAAGTTCGGAGAATTCACACTGTGGAGCAGTCAGCAACTGCGCAGGGATCTCCTTTCTCCGATCGGAGTCACGGAGGTGTCAGTAAAGAGGAGGCCACCCCCACGGTAGGGGGGATAACAACAGCCACAGGCCTCCCAGAGACATTCGACGTAGACTCGATCACATACCCAGTCACAGCCAAGAGTCGCTcccaggagagggaggaaagggaaggaaggagattgggagaaaataaaacagtcagGATAAGGAAATTCAAAAGTGAAGCCAGACTGAGGAGCAAGAAAATGAAAGacgcaggagaggagagaagaagtgCGGCAAATGAAACGGGCGCCTGTGCTGCCGCGGTACAGATTGAGGATACTGCTGCTGGGTTAGAGGAGGCAGACATTAGTCCAACAACAGTCAAACCCCATATCTCTGATAGTACAACCAGCGTTGAGACATCTGAGGAGAAATTGCCCACGGACTCATCCACCTGCTCTCCTGACAAAGCTCCTCCCTCGGAGGATGTGGAGGCTGATGTCCCTGTCATCCCAGGGGGTTACCTGCAGACCCTGTTGGATGCTACAGAGTCCTCTGGTGCAACAGCAATTCCTTATTTCCCCCAGCAGCCCCCTAGGCAGCAGTATCCTCTGGGGCTATCCCTAGAGGAGAAACAGTTTTCTTCTCTGCAGCTTGCTCAGAGCTGCGTCCTCTCCCCTCCGTCTGAGTCAGAGCTCCAGCAGTCTCCCCAAAACTGCCCCAGCTTCCCACAGATGTGGCATCCACAGCTTTGTGCATCTCACAGCCAGAGCTTTGGGCCTGATACCCCAGAAACGCCCATCTTACCCAACAACTTCCCAGCTGCTGTGCCCCTGAATGACAGTTTGCCAGTGTCTAACTACAGCCAGCTGAGCCCTGAGGGTGATAGGCTACTTTATGAGAAGAACTACCTGACTGAGACTGGGCTGCAGCCTGGGGCAGATCTGCAAGTGTGCCAGTCTGGCTGTGTGGAAGGCCAGGTACAATACCAGAGAGGGTCCCTTTGCACAGACAATGGTAGGCTCATCAGCTATGACTCAGTGGGTTCTCTGTCAGCCTCTTCCAGCAATTACAGCTCCCTCAGTCTCAAGTCTTGCGAGCgagagggtgaggaagagggCCGGGACAGCTTCTTAGCTCATTGCAGTCCTAAAGTGGTGATTCAGCAGAGTGTGGATGCCCTTACCCCACTCAGGGAGTCCTCAGACCTGCTGGACATCTCCAACTTCACCCCAGACAAGTTTAGACACTCATCACTGTCAGAGCTTTCCCCTCCCGAGACCCCTAACCTGTCCCCACAAGTGGTGGGGGGACGTGATATGAAGATGGCGGGGAATGTCGGAGAATACCAGGAAGTAAATGATATGACTTTGGATTGCAATAGAGAAGTAAAGTGGAACTGTGACATTATGCAGCGACAAGAGCACACAGCAAATACATACACAGTGGAAGACAGCCAGTTTCCATTGCACAACTTTAACAGTCAGAATATGTTATCTGTAGATAAAAAGGCGCTGGGCGCTACGGAATTTGACGATCAGACTGGTGAGGTTTTGGCTGGTGAGAAAAACATTAAGTCAAAGAGGAAAGGTAATTGCAAACAGGCAGCTGCCGGACAGAGCCCAAAGAAGGTTCGGGCTCCCAGAACTCCAAAGTCAGAGAAGGTCAAGACGCCCAAACAGAACTCTCGCTCCACCAAAAAGATAAAGGCCATGTTAGAAGGCAAGGCTGCGAAGAACCAGCCTGGTGGTTGTGGCACAGGCATGACTGATAGTAGCAGCACCGGGGACTGGTCTGTTGCCGGCTGGTCAGAGAGCAACAGCCTGGTTGGGGATGACCAGAGAGAATTTGAGGAGCCCTCCAATATTCTTTCCAACATTGTATCTGGCATGGCTGAGGTCCAAAGGTTCATGATGGCTTCCATTGAGCCCCTATGGAATCCTATGTCTGAGGCATGCATGCCCTCTGAGGCCAACAGCCTCAACCTAAAGACCCTCAAAATCCTGGCAGGCACAGAGGCTGACCTGAAGAAAAAGGGAGCTGTGCTAACAGGGACTGGGAAGGGCAGGAAGCCGGGGGGCAAGGGAGGAAAAAATCAGGCCAAATTCAACCCCACTCATCCCTTATTCCCCCAACTCGCTCTGGGCTGTAACATGTTTGACAAACCAAACTTTATTAACCCTGGGCCTGCACACAAAAAGCTGTACCGTCACAAGACCAGTGCAAAGTTCCCACGGATTGAGACACTGAAGGGGAAGCGAGCTGAGAGAGACCCAAATAAGGACATAGCACTGATGAGCTCTTTTGAGAAACTGAGGTAATATTTTGTTATCAGCTGCTGTTGCACCCCCTTCTCACTCTCCCCCATCACCTattcatccctccctcccaaGCATACCTACACTGACGCTATGCCAGAGCTGCATGAGTACTATGTGCCCCTTGACTACTCCCACTTCCTTTTAATTCCCCCACCCTCCCCCAAGAAGAAATTAATATCTGCATGAAAAACTTCTTGTACTTTGCAAACTACCTATTGAGTGATTGTGTCAAGCTTGATTGAGATTTGAAATGACCATGGCTGCATTTTTCTTGCTTTCGTTGTTTCTGCTTTGTTTGTTCTTCTTatagttgtttttgttttacttttgtctGAAAAAAAGGAATAAGCCTTGAAAACAGTTCTGTCGCCTTTACGGAGGaactttgtttttgtattttccaaCAGAACTAGCTCCCCTGAAGTCTGTATTTATTCCACTTTTCCCTAAAGATGTAGCTATATACACAAAATGCATTGAGTGACATCTACgcacccctcctcctcatctgttTTTGTATGCAGAATATGGATGTCCTGTTGTTGCTGTCTTCATACACTGCCCGGCTCATTTCAAGAGGGAAACCTACGATTAATGAGCCCTATATAAGCCCAAGACATCTTGAAAACACAAGATGGGACCATTTTGTATTGATGACATATCagacattgtcttttttttttttttttgccctcaAAGTTGGAATAACTCCCCATTTTCTTTTatcaaatatttctttttctctggtATTTAGAGGAAATGGTTATCTAAGAGTCTACGCCTTTCAAATTCATAAAAGCTCCACCCTCAGAGTATTTTTGTCAATGTTGTTGTACAGGGACATGcaatatttgcaaaaaaatgATGATTATCTTCAAATCAATGTGCCAAAAGTAACAATGCTGTGTAAATGACCTATATGTGTGAATATTGGCTGTTCCTCTTTTCTATCCAACGGAGTATTGGCTGCTCGGAGATTCCTCACAGAGACTTGCCACTACAAGAATTCTTTATTTGGGacttttctctcttctctgatGAAAGGCACCAACAGCTGGCAGTGGTACACCGCCACTCACTAAACCAAATTAAGTAAGACTGAATTCTCCTCGTTTCCCCCATCCCCACTTTGTTTGCCAAATTCAATTTACCTCAACATTGCCTGGCACTGAGAAGCAACAAAAGCgaggcaaaggggggggggatctgcactGAAGGCTGCtgtagaggaagaagatgaaaacaGAGATGTTCAAACAAGCGTTGTCTGGACCAAGGCGAGTGTAGTGCAGATGCTTGAGGGTAAgagagaaaataattatttgtcagATCGGGCTGTGACTCCTATGAAAAGCTCTTTTGTATTGAAAATTCAAGGCAGTTCATCACTCATAGAGATTTTGATGCACGCATCAGTTGTGAATGGACATTACATTTTCGCAATTAGACTCAATGTGAATGTGAAAAACGGTTTTCAGTAGCGATGGAATCAGTAATCTTGTAAATGGAAGAAAGCATGTCTTTGCATTAGCTCCACATGGATATCTTACTTTTATCTTACCCAAAATGATAATTTAAACATGAATTCTTCTTTAAATTctattgtaatttatttcttAACACTGCCGTATTGCACCACTGATGTATTcagtatatttttcttttttacatgtCATTAATTTGCCATCTTTTAATGGATCAATATTGTGGCAGACTATATTGTCACCATAAAATAAAAGCCCAACCATTTTGATGTTATCCGATCCAGTGCATTCCCTGGCTGTTTGTTAATTTTGATGGGCTCATTCACTGCCTCGCTACCCTGGGATTAAAAGACTTTAACCCATTCGACCGTGCTTCACAGATTAATAAATGTCATGAATTTAAAGCGTAATTCAGAGCCCCTTAAACAAGAGTGTCTTTTACAAACATGAACTCAGTCAATAAGCCTATATGCTCTCTTGCTTTCGAATGTTCAATATAATTTTAAACAATGCAGTAATTACATGAGACTGCATGGAGGTGCAGACAGATTGAGCCTTGATGTAAAAGCAGGCCTTGTCACATTAGACATGGTAATTGTGGCACACCGGTGATAGCAATTGATGTCTTGCAAATGGCAGGAATCATAATcagtctttctctgtctcttttttcttcctctctgccatgatcctttgtttcttttctccaGTGTATCAGGGTTAGGACCAAGACAAGCTGCTGATGGGAAGCTCCTCATGGGCCACAAGCCCATTTAGTCTGCCTTCTCTCATTTCTGCCTATTGCCAGATTGAATGTATTTTCTCTGAGTTCatagtattgttttttttttcgctTTAGTTTTAAAATGTGCCACTGTTGAGCTGCCTCATGTTAATGGTGCTAAGAAAGCTgacaattattttctttttctttcccagagttaacaaaaaataagaaatgcaaaGTAGATTAGGTACCTAACCCTCTTTATGAATGTATATTATAATGTTATGTTTGATGTACTCACTTCATGATTCTTTGACATTGATTGGAATTACTTTTGCTCTTTTCATTAAAAGATTACCGAGCTTTATATATACTGTCTAGAGTTGTTACCAGAAGGAATCTTAATGAACTCTTGACACTACGAAATCttgtatattttttgtgtgcCAATTTGTAACATATTTTGTAAGTGTATATTTTTCTTAGAAAGTGCTGtgaagtatttgtgtgtgtgagtaaccTTTTATGCGCCTCTATGGGCAGTCGAAAGGATATACAATGACAAGTTTCTGGttttaaaaaccaaaatatGAAAGTATCAACAGAAAACtggaaatatttacattttgttggGAGTTTTGTAATAAGACCATGATCTTGTTGTGAGAGTGTTGTGTTACTgtgcaaaacacaaattagcaaggtaaaaaaaaatgaaaacttggaaaaaaaatataatttgtgaAGAATTTGCTGTTTTATAGATTTTCATGTAAATTATTTgagtattattttgttttttttgttttgttgtaacTGTTGCAaaggttttaaatatttgtgatCAAGCCTGTATGGTGATAATGTAATATTGGTAACTTGCTGAGTTTTGTAATAATGTTTATGGAGTAAatatacaaattaaaataagattttGAATGCTGCTTTCTGAAGAGAGTTGGGTTGTGTTCTTTGCCGCCCACCTGATgaacagtaaaaataaagtgTCCACGCTATCAACACCCCTGCAATCAactttaaaaatttaaattaatagTTACCGAAGGTGATGGCGTGTGGATTTGTGAAAACATTAATACTATATAACAAACAACTTGTTTAGATGTCAGGAATTATGTGTATTTAACATATCTGTCAAGCAAATACCTCCACCCACCATCGCTTTGGTATTATAATAATAGTAGAAAAGATTATAATGAATATAATCTGCTGCATTTAGTCTGTCCTTATTTGTTGTGGTGGAAGGCTCGTGGAAGCATTTTAATTTATCCACAAGCCCGTCTCTAGCTCATGTTATTTTAATGTCATATCTAATTAGCACACAAGGTCAGGCATCTCTAGAGTGACTGCTCATCCATAACTGAGCTGGGCTGCTGTGGTCAACACTGCAACTCATTCTGCCAGCCTTAattggagctggagctgctgtctCTGACCATAAATAAATCCTGTGATGTATGTCTCCAAAATTGTCAGGTGGTTttagcatttgtttttgttatttagtCACCCTTAGCCGATAAAGGAGCAGGCGAATGACACGGAATGTCTGAAGCAATGGATCAGGTACACCTGTGGTTGTTAGATGAGATATTTGCTTCGTCAGTGCATGTCCGGACTGCATGGATAGCCATGACACTAAATTCAGAGCATTTCTTTGTCATCATTTTATCACCTCTATTGAGTATTTTTTTCAAGTCATTGTTTCCCTATTTCTGCATTATTTGGAATTTTGAACAGAAACAACAGTTATGCAAATAATTAGTTTgcagattatttttaaaaagaagcaatttgaataaagatttttactttaatttcatACACTAAACAGCTGTTCAAGTCAGCAATCTGCCAGGCAAGTCCTCCGAGTGTCAAAACAATAGCTTTAAGGCAATGCAGACGctcttgttttcatttataCATTGGCAGTTCATATAGCATTTCTgctttgtattttattgatttaaaaaaagacacaattaagTTATATTTGTTGATGAAattcaaattatattttacagtTTAAGACATATCTTGCTGTACATGTATCATGCCATTGTctttcacacagcagcatgctaATTGCAACAAGTTTCTTTtcacaaaattattttttagaCTTGCAATTGTTTGATAGAGAGCAACAACTGGTAGAAAGTATGATGTTAACATATAGCAATGAAAAATGTCATACATTTTATAGATAAGctgtcaaattaaaaaaaagaaatggcattATAATTTTAAATACTTCAGACATGCTGTATTGCatgtcttgttgttgttgttgttgttgatcagTGTCCGACATCGTGTTGTAAGCTTTATTAGTAATAGATGTACAGTGAGTACATATtgtcaaatgtcaaatataCTATCTGATAGAACTTGACAATGTCAGTTCTCACTGGCAACTGAAACGGAAGTGTGAGTAAAGTTATATAGCTTTAAAATATATGAGCACTTCCTTGGGCAACACATGCTGTACAATATACAGTTTGCTACTTGTACTTCTGTTTAATGTGCACACCACTAGACAGTACTATAGAGACGATGCTGAAATTAAATATACAGACATATCAAAAACTGATTTTGCAGgttttcattgcattttaaaatccaAATCAGGCATTCGagaaacaattattttacaaaCTGGACTTCCAGTTGTATggcataaattatttttaagagGCTATACAATACGTCAATAACTTCAGTTTCGATTTTACTGGACAACATGTTTATAAACacgaaataaatattaatattagagACCTTTAAATAACCTAATGGCCATCTTGGCGTTCTGGTGTCCCTGCACAGCTTTGCTTTACGACCTAAATTCTGAACAAGGTGAGCATTTGCGTCTGTAACCGCGCAGTGACGCTGCAGCTTCGCAGCGCCCTGGCGCACAAACGCTTTATCTTCCTAGTTCCCATCTCAGGCAGTGGGAGAATTTCTCCCTCAACGTGTACTTTCAGGTCGTCCGCTCAATCGGGCTGCGTGCCatttgctccgcctccagccgCTGTGATTGGTTGAAATCAACTCACCCATTGGTTTCAGAACGAGGATGCGGTTTCAGATTGTACCTGGAAGGCTTCGTTGAGGGAgtgaatattttgtttttttcagtttccGGAAGATCATTCCAGCCTtcttaaaagaaagaaaatggagcCCTGAAATCGCACTTTGCTAAATCGTCAGGCGTTATTCGTACAATATTCTCAGAACTATTGGTTGTACGATTACATCGCCACTGACATCGTTTAACAGGTAATATAACGTGTATTTAGGCGCAGCGTGTACATTCCTCCTCATAACTTATTTTTGTTAGGTTTCGGTTACGAACGTCACTGGTTGATGCCGTTAAGTCAGTTAGCTTGTGGTGATGCTAACAGTGATGTTAAAGTATACATTCTCACTGGGATGCTGGTGATTGTACGAATTACCGGGAACGATGACCGTATCCATTACatttcatctttttataatcatcGCCAGCACTTTTTGATAAGTGTTTTTCACCGAGCTGTTATAAGTGCGAACATTCATAACAAGTTTTTAGCAAGGTAagcgctagctaacggtaggaATCCTATTTTTACTGTGTGTAGCTAGCCGTTCGGCTACATGTCGTGGAGGCCAAGTAGCTCTAGCCTAGCGAAAGCTTGTTTTGAACCAGTGATGCAGATTATATAACACATCCTATCAGTAGTTGAaaggatgagtgtgtgtgtgtatatagatATAATTCGTGTTTGAAGTCGTCGGGGTTAGCTTCCATGCACAACGCTACTAGCTATATAGCTATCGTAAACCTAGCAATATGCTGTATGTtggccattttgtttttttagcactATATTGACCAACATACTGCTTTCCTATACGACTCAATCACATAAACCATTATATTATTCGCCTTTGTTGCAGCCTAAAATGGCCACATGCAGTCATATTTACGGAAGAACTGCTGTTACAACAATCGCGAATCGCGTTAGCTCAGCTAGCTATGGTTGCGTTTGTAAAACGTTATTTTACGGCGTAATGAATGCTCACACAACTCCGAACGTTGAGCGTGTTCTGTTGTGACgctgtatttttttaacagaGCTTTCATTTGATTGGAATCGACCCAGTGATcgcaatttcttttttctgtttttgttccGCAGCAGCTGGACATCGCTAACGATTGAGAGAACGTTCGTTCACCCTCCTAAGCCATGGACGGGTCTGACAGTTCAGAGCAGGCCGGCAGTGAGCAGCCAGGGACCCGGCGCAGGAGGCAGCAGGACCGGCTCAGCAGGGAGGAGGCCTTCTATCAGTTTGTCAACAATCTCAGTGATGAGGACTATCGGCTCATGAGGGATAATAATCTGTTGGGCACACCAGGTATTGAACTCTTAACTTGCcacttccttttttatttattttggaaagCAATGTTTGGTTATAAAAAACTATGTAATCCCCTCGAGCAACTCAAAAGGTAATTGATTTTATGAGCGTAAGTAATGTGCAGGTGAGCCTGCTAAGTTTATGTAACATAGGATTCAGGTAATTTGTGGTATTTTTCTTCAAACAGTCTTGTCCAACGGTTTTTCTGCTGACCTTTCCTGTGCTGAATTTGAGCTGCACTCGCTTCCATTAATCCGTTTCATCTTTTTGGCTAGTGGGTTGGTTTGATTGTTTTGTGGAAAATCTCTTTCAGGAGACTTAACGGAGGATGAATTGTTTAGTCGACTTCAGCAAATCAAAGATGGTCTAGAACAGCAGAACAACACGCCGAGTAGAGAGACTAGAGAGGGTGGAGACGATCCAGTTGGTACGTTTGACAAGTCCAATTTGATTAACTGGTGGATTTTAACACATGATTTGTTAACTGGTTAACTAATTTTCAGAACCAGTGGAAACCTCCGAGGATCCTGCCAATGGGGATAGTCTCCTGGACTGGCTGAATACAGTGAGGCGCACAGGCAATACAACGAGAACTGGTCACCGTGGAAACCAGTCCTGGCGTGCTGTGAGCCAAACGAACCCCAACAGTGGTGACTTTCGCTTCAGCCTGGAAATCAGTGTGAACCGTGACCTTGCTGAGCAGCAGGCAGATGCCGAAGGTGAGCAGGAGGCCCCAGAGCAGACCCCGGAAGACGTTCCACAGGTGTCTATAGCAGACCAACAGGAAGTGGCGACGGACGCTGCACCGCAGGTCCAGATGGAGACTGAAGTGGTGGCGGAACCGGTTGTGGAAGAGCTGTCTGTCATTGTTGAACCGGAGCCTGAGGTAGAAGAGGTTGTTTCACAGGAGATTGTGGGAGAACCTCCGAACTCTCCAGCGGCCCTGCCCGTACAACCTGCACTTCCTCCTTCTCCGCGCAGAGGACACAGGAGACCCCGCAGCCGGAGTCCAGATTCACGCAGGACGAGGGCCCGTACAGCAAGAAGTCGCTCCCCCCTCAACTTGAATCAGCTGGATGGTCTCCATAGTCCACGGCACGCACACAACTCACAAGGGTCCAACTCTGCCACCAATGCCCCCGCTCTTCCTCAAGTGGAGGGCAGTTCACGGACTCGGCAACATGTTCTTTCCAGGCAGAGCACTGTTGACGTTGACGTTCAGCCATCCAGGGCAGGTGCGGAATCAGCCTCCGAGGTCCAAAATGTTGCCCCTCAGGAAGGCGAGGCTGCTGGGGAGGAAGGTGGCGCAGCAGGGCGCCGCCCCCCTACCATTATGCTCGATCTCCAGGTACGCCGCGTGCGTCCGGGTGAATATCGCCAAAGAGACAGCATCGCTAGCCGTACTCGCTCGCGCTCCCAGAATTCaaacaacacatttctttaCGAGAGCGAGCGCGGCGGCTTCCGTAGGACTTTCTCGCGCTCCGAGCGCGCCGGCGTCAGGACCTACGTCAGCACCATTCGCATCCCTATCCGTAGAATCTCCGACGCCGGCTTGGGCGAGGCGACCTCGATGGCTCTTCAGTCTATGATTCGTCAGATTATGACTGGTTTCGGTGAACTCGGCTACCTCATGGATTCAGACTCTGACTCTTTACTTGAAGCGCTCAACAATCCAGAGACCGTCCCTGCCGCTGCGGCTCCAACTGCAGATGTTGAAGCACCTGTCGCCCAAGGAGTGAGAGCAAGGACAGCTGAAAACGATTCGGATGAGGGCCTCGCCGCTGCTCCGCCTCCGTCCGGCGGCCCAGCTCGACCTCGGCCCGCCGAGGAGCCCAGCTCGCTACCCTTCCTGCGTCTCGCTCACTTCTTCTTCCTGAACGACGACGACGAGGATCAGCCCCAAGGACTGACTAAAGAGCAGATCGACAACCTCTCCATGCGCAACTTTGGCGAGAACGACGCCTTGAAGACTTGCAGCGTCTGCATAACTGAGTATGCAGAGGGCAACAAGCTGCGTAAGCTGCCCTGTTCCCATGAGTACCACGTGCACTGCATTGATCGCTGGCTGTCCGAAAACTCCACTTGCCCCATCTGCCGCAGGGCCGTGTTGGTATCGGCCAATCGTGAAAGCGTGGTGTAGACCGTTAAAGGCCGTGCGCCTTGTGTCCAGTCCCAAGTAATCTAATATCCCAAGTTAATAGGAGGAGTTTAGGTGTCTACTGTTCACTCTTCGTACCGCGTTTGCATTTGATCATAATGGAGTCTCAGATTTAATTCCTCCGTGTAGAGAAGTTGGGCATTTCCAGTCTAAGACATTCACTATTGCTGTCCAAAGTGTGGACACAAACAGCGCATGCTGTTTGAATCGACCTTTAGTGACCACGCAGTATATTGCATTGCATCGAGCCATTCTCACAAGCAGACCTATCCTATATCTAATCCCCTGGTTTATAAATGCTGCACACCGACAGGCAGCTCAGGCATGCATACTCTAGTTTGAACTCCTAAACGGCGCTTCATACACCAGAAGTTGGGTATTAGGACTGTTCTTAATTACGCCTCTTCAGAGTATTAGCTGTAAATAGGCTCAAGATCATTTTCAATCATATTTTGTATCTGTGGATTGATTCATGGATTTTAAATCTTCCATATAAATGTTGGGTTGGTGTTACGCTCAAGAGTATCCCCAACGTGATCGCATCGGTGTAGACGGCGGGATTATTTCAAGATTGTGATGTGTAGAGGATAATTGGGTATTAATTGGTTTTAAAATTTACGTCGACTCTCACTCTTCCTTGTTTTATTCCCCTGAAAGAAACCTTTAGAGACATACGCAATGAAAGTGTCTGTTTGCTAAATTGTTCTAAAAGATGGAATGTTTTACTGGTCTGATCGATAAAGCCAGGCTATTTTTGCAACGTGCAGGTTTGTTTTGAGATCTTATATAATTTTATTGTCTTGAACATTTAAAGATGGAATTAACACCACATCAATTGGGATGTCTCAATTTTAGCAGTAGACACTGGTCTGGAATGAAGGTCTTGGCTTGTGAATTTTCCCACCACAAAAAGTACTGGACTGACGGGCATGACATGAATCTGAATTCAGTAATCTTCTGACCTGTGACCCCGTTATGTACTGCTCTGGTTCTTTATTGCTCCATGAACGTTTCGGCTTGTCTTTAACAATTGAGTGAATTATGTTCTCGATGCTGGTATTGACTTGACTTGAAATTACCAGAAAATGAAcggaaacaaaaaaatcagGCACGTTGAATGCGCGTCTGTTGATCCTTTTACCTATCAAAACCCCACATCGTTGTATAAATGACAGTTTTTAAGTTCATAATTCAAAGGTCTTGGAGTCAGACATTTCCCTCGTCTGGGGGACGGTTCACATCCATCGTCTTCACGTCGTAGGAACGCTCCGCGTACCCTGCCTCATGAGCAGAAGTATCGTATCCTGTGtgcaatacatgctaatgtAGGAGAATACAATGTATGTTTTTAATGGCTAAAATCTTAATGGCAGAATTATGACCTTTTGTAACATTTAACTTTCAGCTTGTGGTAATGAAAGGTTCTGTACGTGTCGATTGGCACTGTGAGAACAGGAACGCTGGCGGTATGAAGGAAGGGGCGTCGCCATTACGTCATCATGTCATGGAGCTCGTTTCATTGCTTGACCTCTTTGACACGATCATCATCTCTCCCTTTGTGGAACAAAGGTTTTGGATGCAAGATGTTAATAGCATAAACATGTAAATCAATCGTTTCCTCTTAGGCCTTGCTTTACTTTGGGCCTTGTTCTGTGACTCAGACACTACAGTATGTTAAGAGGGTGTTAAATGAATTAAACAAGATGTTCTGCTTCAGATTGCATTGTGTGTAAATGTTCTGTACAGTCACTGCTGtcgggttgttgttgttccctGCCTGAAACGAGGCGAGGAGGGATGTGTAAGCATCGTGTTTGGTTTCCAGAGAAGAACtccaaaatgcttttatttcacgACGCAAGACAAAGTACTTTTGCCGTGTAATCATTTTACAAATGGAATTTTAGCTCACGTCTGGGTTTGGTTTCTCGAGCCTCCAGTTCTGCGGAGGTTTGCTCAGTTTCTCAGCCTCTTCTTGGAACTGTCATCACTTTTTATGTCTAAGGTTACAACTTAAAATTGGGGTCCTTCTTGTTGTAGAATTTGTCACCGGTGAGTGTTTCTCACAAAAT of the Brachionichthys hirsutus isolate HB-005 chromosome 6, CSIRO-AGI_Bhir_v1, whole genome shotgun sequence genome contains:
- the nexmifb gene encoding neurite extension and migration factor → MDVFTDTSLTLIVKTSEPENANIGENTGVCEQSGDLSLCGLVHAALPPSSPPPAAETSQRTRPAQQKTTPTSPNLPLPLGTQSSLGLTEAPCPPLNDAPTVVPHLHPTPTSPPNPPASSWGSTGDNQKTSLLQPVVLPPAATMMEPGTVSDLTGECLLQSARTCLGCFIETRDATHPNSIQNPPHNTDTNPDTETGLSVRIGDVSREDFDSDINNISIQCLSHAGEAVSHYGEPLLSDQLLGFPLPKAQGEGKRVDGNKPTDGCDDAEDDVTAKNLYEGLLLDKVSGEEVLLANASQDWGYFESFISESKMELLDLCSKNELSVNLFSEEDVDNLFDDEDDDSTLSSDVCSLKIRYESFQDNMREKTNVLQEETQFNFFPSVLTNCVKKEEGAGVLKRSPEELQLKADELILETGQNVKSGDCSGRSPLDGSQGSPMYTPKVSYLMDFNSTEESGEFSDDSSCTGSSSDTLQEGKYKKGHLKRLLSPSNPLNYGLRSKRKVRYSDDYLYDVDSLESEKNAEKKEKAASGQKKEEDVDWCPKKRRKSHRKEPPVVIKYIIINRFKGERLMSVKLGKLDPVNAAVSLNTDTVSKYETLAPLKHFWQERQRERQEQLKLAARDRQQRGFHLNGRRHRPFNSSHPKRKYKIANRLKVRRIHTVEQSATAQGSPFSDRSHGGVSKEEATPTVGGITTATGLPETFDVDSITYPVTAKSRSQEREEREGRRLGENKTVRIRKFKSEARLRSKKMKDAGEERRSAANETGACAAAVQIEDTAAGLEEADISPTTVKPHISDSTTSVETSEEKLPTDSSTCSPDKAPPSEDVEADVPVIPGGYLQTLLDATESSGATAIPYFPQQPPRQQYPLGLSLEEKQFSSLQLAQSCVLSPPSESELQQSPQNCPSFPQMWHPQLCASHSQSFGPDTPETPILPNNFPAAVPLNDSLPVSNYSQLSPEGDRLLYEKNYLTETGLQPGADLQVCQSGCVEGQVQYQRGSLCTDNGRLISYDSVGSLSASSSNYSSLSLKSCEREGEEEGRDSFLAHCSPKVVIQQSVDALTPLRESSDLLDISNFTPDKFRHSSLSELSPPETPNLSPQVVGGRDMKMAGNVGEYQEVNDMTLDCNREVKWNCDIMQRQEHTANTYTVEDSQFPLHNFNSQNMLSVDKKALGATEFDDQTGEVLAGEKNIKSKRKGNCKQAAAGQSPKKVRAPRTPKSEKVKTPKQNSRSTKKIKAMLEGKAAKNQPGGCGTGMTDSSSTGDWSVAGWSESNSLVGDDQREFEEPSNILSNIVSGMAEVQRFMMASIEPLWNPMSEACMPSEANSLNLKTLKILAGTEADLKKKGAVLTGTGKGRKPGGKGGKNQAKFNPTHPLFPQLALGCNMFDKPNFINPGPAHKKLYRHKTSAKFPRIETLKGKRAERDPNKDIALMSSFEKLR
- the rlim gene encoding E3 ubiquitin-protein ligase RLIM yields the protein MDGSDSSEQAGSEQPGTRRRRQQDRLSREEAFYQFVNNLSDEDYRLMRDNNLLGTPGDLTEDELFSRLQQIKDGLEQQNNTPSRETREGGDDPVEPVETSEDPANGDSLLDWLNTVRRTGNTTRTGHRGNQSWRAVSQTNPNSGDFRFSLEISVNRDLAEQQADAEGEQEAPEQTPEDVPQVSIADQQEVATDAAPQVQMETEVVAEPVVEELSVIVEPEPEVEEVVSQEIVGEPPNSPAALPVQPALPPSPRRGHRRPRSRSPDSRRTRARTARSRSPLNLNQLDGLHSPRHAHNSQGSNSATNAPALPQVEGSSRTRQHVLSRQSTVDVDVQPSRAGAESASEVQNVAPQEGEAAGEEGGAAGRRPPTIMLDLQVRRVRPGEYRQRDSIASRTRSRSQNSNNTFLYESERGGFRRTFSRSERAGVRTYVSTIRIPIRRISDAGLGEATSMALQSMIRQIMTGFGELGYLMDSDSDSLLEALNNPETVPAAAAPTADVEAPVAQGVRARTAENDSDEGLAAAPPPSGGPARPRPAEEPSSLPFLRLAHFFFLNDDDEDQPQGLTKEQIDNLSMRNFGENDALKTCSVCITEYAEGNKLRKLPCSHEYHVHCIDRWLSENSTCPICRRAVLVSANRESVV